The proteins below come from a single Brassica napus cultivar Da-Ae unplaced genomic scaffold, Da-Ae ScsIHWf_568;HRSCAF=850, whole genome shotgun sequence genomic window:
- the LOC125604569 gene encoding uncharacterized protein LOC125604569 — translation MSESDKERPVARLDKAQLDAIMATLMKEMDKKLEFVGATRSTNPVFGTTSQARRAAREKRRGKRPAVGDESEDEDTSSGRSTDGERSVGSARSVRTGRAASQARSPTRHAARNRPDDNLGSLKLRIPVFSGTSNPDAYLEWETKIERVFDCQHYSETKKVKLAVTEFSGYALHWWDQIVTTRRRTGEPPVASWFELKTLMKKRFVPNHYGREIHQKLRRLTQGTKGVEDYYQEMEILMIKAAVEEASEATMARFQAGLNRDIQDRLEMQEYEDIYELLHKAILIEQQLKRKSSTKGSYGNNYKAPTTKDDKSFVKPKEEHEDKGKAPAARSRDVKCFKCHGFGHYANECTNKKAMILLDSGEVISEEEEEAIDYPVRGELLVTRRSLAVQSKLDEDNQRENLFHTRCIVYEKVCSLIIDGGSCTNVASEALVEKLGLKTGKHPRPYLLQWLNEEGELKVTDQVMVPITIGRYQDEIVCDVLPMDSSHILLGRPWQYDRRVIHDGFTNRHSFTHRDKKIVLAPLSPQEVHEDQLQLKLRRQEAKEKPADKQKKETNLLAKSSEIKKALCLQQSMLLFVFKGALMSSSDPAPVLPSELEFLLQDYGDVFPDESPKGLPPMRGIEHQIDLVPGASLPNRPAYRTNPEETKELQKQVDELIEKGHIRESMSPFYFDDILIYSKSMAEHVHHLKSVLEVLRKESLFANFKKCTFGTDHLVFLGFVVTAQGIRVDEEKVRAIRDWPSPKSVSEVRSFHGLAGFYRRFVKDFSTIAAPLTEVIKKDVGFKWEKAQEEAFQNLKGKLTNAPLLVLPDFTKTFEIECDASGVGIGAVLMQEKRPIAYFSEKLSGAMLNYPTYDKELYALIRALQTWQHYLWPKEFVIHTDHESLKHLKGQHKLNKRHARWVEFLETFPYVIHYKQGKENIVADALSRREAHGGGLMGHFGVAKTLAHLKEHFYWPAMRRDVERVCSRCVTCTQAKAKARPQGLYTPLPIPDAPWIDISMDFVLGLPRTRKGRDSIFVVVDSATKFSPFQIVYGFNPLTPLDLMPLPYNEQTNLDGKAKAEFVVSLHEQVKKNIEKRTKEYEKQANKKRHELLLEPGDLVWIHLRKERFPEERKSKLMPRTDGPFTVLERINNNAYKIDLQGGGDDVSLTEPVADLAHEELEESDSEEELDETNTTIGHKELDGSSIGFNSARDPFSFSNGPITRSKTRQLKEAILRLVYTKPISTSEENQVKEALKIFNCSIFNTT, via the exons ATGTCTGAAAGTGATAAAGAAAGGCCCGTGGCTAGACTGGATAAAGCACAACTAGATGCTATCATGGCTACTCTCATGAAAGAGATGGATAAAAAACTTGAATTTGTTGGAGCTACTCGTTCTACTAACCCTGTCTTTGGCACAACTTCACAGGCTAGGAGAGCCGCTAGGGAAAAGAGGAGAGGCAAGCGACCTGCAGTAGGAGACGAATCTGAGGATGAAGATACTTCTTCTGGCCGTAGTACTGATGGAGAACGGTCCGTGGGATCAGCAAGATCAGTGAGAACAGGACGTGCAGCCTCCCAAGCAAGATCCCCTACACGCCATGCAGCAAGGAACAGACCAGATGATAACCTTGGGAGTCTCAAACTTCGAATACCAGTCTTCAGTGGAACCAGCAATCCAGATGCTTATCTTGAATGGGAAACGAAGATTGAGCGAGTGTTTGATTGCCAGCACTACTCAGAAACAAAGAAGGTGAAGCTTGCTGTGACAGAATTCAGTGGGTATGCTTTGCATTGGTGGGATCAGATTGTTACTACTAGGAGAAGGACTGGAGAGCCGCCAGTTGCTTCATGGTTTGAGCTCAAGACACTCATGAAGAAGCGGTTTGTCCCAAACCACTATGGTAGAGAGATTCATCAAAAGCTGAGGAGACTTACCCAAGGAACCAAAGGCGTGGAGGATTACTATCAAGAGATGGAAATACTCATGATCAAAGCGGCTGTTGAAGAAGCTTCTGAAGCTACTATGGCTCGATTTCAGGCTGGGCTTAACAGAGACATCCAGGACCGCTTGGAGATGCAGGAGTATGAGGACATCTATGAATTGCTTCACAAAGCAATCCTCATTGAGCAGCAACTGAAGAGAAAGTCCTCAACCAAAGGATCCTATGGCAACAACTACAAAGCGCCTACTACCAAAGATGACAAGTCTTTTGTGAAACCCAAGGAAGAGCATGAGGACAAGGGAAAGGCACCAGCTGCTAGATCCAGGGATGTGAAGTGCTTCAAATGTCATGGTTTTGGGCACTATGccaatgagtgcaccaacaagaaAGCAATGATCCTCTTGGACAGTGGTGAGGTGATAtccgaagaagaagaggaagccatAGACTATCCAGTTCGTGGAGAACTACTTGTCACAAGGAGATCATTGGCAGTACAATCCAAGCTAGATGAAGATAATCAAAGGGAGAATCTGTTTCATACTCGTTGCATAGTTTATGAAAAAGTATGCAGTTTGATTATAGATGGAGGAAGCTGTACTAATGTTGCTAGTGAAGCTCTTGTAGAAAAGCTTGGATTGAAAACAGGGAAGCATCCTAGGCCATACCTTCTACAATGgttgaatgaggagggcgaGCTGAAGGTCACTGATCAAGTAATGGTTCCTATAACcattggaagatatcaagatgaGATCGTGTGTGATGTTCTGCCCATGGACTCTAGCCATATCTTGTTGGGAAGGCCTTGGCAGTATGATAGAAGAGTCATTCACGATGGGTTCACTAACCGGCATTCCTTCACCCACAGAGACAAGAAGATTGTACTGGCACCTTTGTCTCCACAAGAGGTACATGAGGATCAACTTCAACTAAAACTTAGGCGACAAGAAGCTAAAGAGAAACCAGCTGACAAGCAAAAGAAGGAGACTAATCTCTTAGCCAAGAGTAGTGAGATCAAGAAAGCTTTGTGTCTTCAACAATCTAtgcttttatttgtttttaaaggtgccctaatgtcttcttctgaCCCTGCACCGGTTCTACCGAGTGAACTTGAGTTTCTTTTGCAGGACTATGGTGATGTCTTTCCAGACGAGAGCCCAAAAGGACTTCCTCCCATGCGTGGGATTGAACACCAAATAGACTTGGTCCCTGGAGCTTCTCTCCCAAACCGCCCTGCCTATAGAACCAACCCTGAAGAAACAAAAGAGCTACAGAAGCAAGTAGATGAGCTCATTGAGAAAGGACATATCCGAGAGAGCATGAGCCCTT tttattttgatgatattttgaTCTACAGCAAGAGTATGGCTGAGCATGTGCATCACTTGAAATCTGTGTTAGAAGTGCTTAGGAAAGAATCCTTGTTTGCTAACTttaagaaatgcacttttgGGACAGATCACCTTGtttttctaggatttgttgTAACAGCACAGGGAATCAGAGTGGATGAGGAAAAGGTTAGAGCTATCCGAGACTGGCCTAGTCCTAAGAGTGTGAGCGAGGTGAGAAGTTTCCATGGTCTTGCCGGCTTTTATAGAAGATTTGTGAAGGATTTTAGCACCATAGCTGCACCACTCACTGAAGTCATCAAGAAGGATGTGGGTTTCAAGTGGGAGAAGGCGCAAGAGGAGGCTTTTCAAAACCTGAAAGGGAAGTTGACTAATGCTCCTTTGCTAGTTCTTCCAGATTTTACTAAGacctttgaaattgaatgtgatgcttctggtgtAGGTATTGGAGCTGTGctgatgcaggagaagagacccatagcatatttcagtgagaaactaaGTGGAGCCATGCTGAACTACCCAACTTATGACAAGGAACTCTATGCTTTGATTAGAGCACTCCAAACTTGGCAGCACtatctctggccaaaggagtttgttatacacactgatcatgagtccTTGAAACACCTGAAGGGACAGCACAAGCTCAACAAGAGACACGCCAGATGGGTAGAGTTCTTGGAAACCTTTCCTTATGTGATTCACTAtaaacaaggtaaagaaaacatTGTGGCTGATGCACTCTCCAGAAG GGAAGCACATGGAGGAGGATTGATGGGGCATTTTGGAGTTGCCAAGACACTCGCCCACCTGAAAGAGCACTTTTACTGGCCGGCCATGagaagagatgtggagagagtATGCAGCAGATGTGTTACTTGCACCCAAGCCAAAGCCAAGGCCCGACCTCaaggtttgtatactcctcttcCCATTCCTGATGCTCCATGGATtgatatatctatggattttgtgcttGGTTTGCCTAGGACTAGAAAGGGCAGAGATTCAATCTTTGTAGTTGTTGATag TGCTACAAAGTTCTCACCTTTTCAGATTGTTTATGGATTCAATCCTTTGACTCCTTTGGACCTCATGCCTTTACCATACAATGAGCAAACTAATCTTGATGGCAAGGCAAAAGCCGAGTTTGTTGTTTCATTGCATGAACAGGTAAAGAAGAACATTGAGAAGAGGACCAAGGAGTATGAAaagcaagcaaacaagaagaGACATGAGCTGTTGCTGGAACCAGGAGATCTTGTATGGATTCACTTGAGAAAGGAGAGGTTTCCTGAAGAAAGAAAGTCTAAACTGATGCCAAGGACAGATGGACCTTTCACTGTGCTTGAACGGATCAACAACAATGCTTACAAGATTGATCTTCAAG gaggaggggatgatgtgagcTTGACTGAACCAGTAGCTGATCTTGCGCATGAAGAGCTGGAAGAGAGTGACAGTGAAGAGGAGCTGGATGAGACAAACACTACAATTGGACACAAGGAGCTGGATGGGAGTTCAATTGGATTTAACTCAGCACGAGACCCATTCTCTTTCTCCAATGGGCCAATAACCAGATCAAAGACAAGACAATTAAAGGAGGCAATTCTCAGATTGGTTTACACTAAACCAATCTCGACATCTGAAGAAAACCAAGTCAAAGAAGCCTTGAAGATATTCAATTGTTCAATCTTCAACACTACCTAG